The sequence below is a genomic window from Nitrospira sp..
GCCCGCGGTTTGGAACATTGATCGAGCGCGAGATGGAGCGGAATGAGTGCAACCCAGGCCAGTAACCCCAGGTCAAACTTTGGAAAACAGAGGGGTAACAGCAGCCCACTCGCGCAGGCAAAGATTATTTGGCGCGAACGAGCTCCATCCATCGTGCCGTACCTTAGCGAAAAGATTCGCCGACTTGCAAGAGAACGGCTGAACAATCAGTGACTTGAGCCGCTTCCTAGGTGCTTTTGGGGGTAAAGATAGGGTATTCTTGATTCGTATGGAGCGGCGGCGGCATCGTCGAGTGTCAACGCAGGTCAAGAGCCTGCTTCGGGCCAACTCGCACGAGGTGGAGGGAAAGGCTACTGACCTTTCCCTGGGGGGCGCCAGAATCGAGAGTTCGCTGAGTGTTGAACCGGGAAAGCTGATTGTCGTGAAGCTCTTGATGCCGGGTGATGACGTTCCCATCGTGATCGAGCAGGCGCAGGTTCAGTGGAGTGTCGATCGGACGTTTGGTGTCAGATTCCTGGATGTGCAGCAACAGGATCGGGACGAGTTGGAAGCGTTGATCGACGAATGCATTGCGCTGGATGAAGGGAAAGAGACATGAAACTGGTGAGCACTCAGAACGAACCTCAGAATGACGACCCGCGGAGTTGGATGGGGGGTGAAGCGACGGTCGGTTCCCAAGCCCGCCGCTATATCCGCCGCCAAGCAGGGCCACCGGCATCGCTACTTGGTGTCATCCTCGGTCTCACCTTCCTCGGCGGCCTTGCCCTCGGCAGCTCCTTCGGCCTACTTTGTCGAACCAAAGACAAGTAGCGTCTCCGCCACAGTAGGTATCTCGCGAAACTGTTCCTGACCTCATATCGCTTTTCTCTAGTACCAATAAGTCTCCAGCCCTTAAGTTACAGCGCCAATCGTTTTGAGCGCTGTATGAAGTCGGATCCCAGTACCAAGTTGAAAGCCGAAGACATCGTAAATCAACAAACGATAGGGGCCCGGATCGAGGGGCAGGTCGTTGCTGTGCCAATCGTTTAGACGCTGGGCGAATTGGCGGAGCACCAGTGTCCACCCACGCAGATACCGAATGGAAGCAGAAGTGTAAGTGAGCCGGGTTCAATCGAAGAGGACTAGCCCTTCATGGAAGATCGGGCAACTGGCGCGGAGAATGATTTTTTAGAAGGGCTCATCAGGTCGGCTTGCCGAGCGCAAAGCGATGATCGACGCACGCACCATCGCGAATGCACTGAACTGGCCCGCTCGACCGCCTAACCAGCCGACGCCGGTTCAGACGACGCTGGCGTTGATGCGACGACGAGCTGCATTACTATCCGTTTGCCGAAGCGCGATGTTGCGCGATCTCTTGCGCAGGAGAACCAGCCATTGGACGCGCCAGGTGGCCACGCTCATACGCGATGGGATTGAGCGTTGTACGGAAACCGCATCTGATCGGCGGCACCGGCCAACCATCTACCGTATCTCCTCCGCATCTCACGACACGTCC
It includes:
- a CDS encoding PilZ domain-containing protein — protein: MIRMERRRHRRVSTQVKSLLRANSHEVEGKATDLSLGGARIESSLSVEPGKLIVVKLLMPGDDVPIVIEQAQVQWSVDRTFGVRFLDVQQQDRDELEALIDECIALDEGKET